A region of Hydrogenimonas cancrithermarum DNA encodes the following proteins:
- a CDS encoding NAD-glutamate dehydrogenase domain-containing protein, translating to MDLDQRYANTCLQILRSDDLTLPETIEKELSTHPFAAEFIEDENGALYLKIYSTHHFMLTQIVPLLKNIGLAVHSEITYEIPFGEKKISVSRYRIGNERVDDIKRTKKNILELLETMLCHPKLPNTPLLQLTLLENFSPRELELLNALIDFENQLVLSFNRVTITDVLIKHHQITKSLLTYFYLKFNPALKRRKEQMNESEKRIEKMLHPITHITEDMVIRMLFEMIRQMVRTNFFLEKETIAFKTHTDRIQGKLEGIQPHIEAFVHHYRLSGVHLRMGKVSRGGIRWSDRFEDFRVEIHSLMLTQEGKNAVIIPRGAKGGFIIRLPREEIDRNTFKHFYELYIDALLDLVDNQEEGRTIVNPKIVRYDGDDTYLVVAADKGTAHMSDTANAIALKRAFWLGDAFASGGSNGYNHKELGITAKGAMRSVERFFIERGINFYETPITVVGIGSMNGDVFGNGMLLSRHFRLLAAISHNEIFIDPDPDPEISYQERKRLFAASPKGGWRYYDPEKISEGGGVFGRDEKEILLSNAMQKLFRTTRQSMSGEEIVQAVLRLKADMLFNGGVGTYVKASWESNLDVGDKANENVRIDASDLKVHAVCEGGNLGFTLPARIEYAKAGGFINLDAIDNSAGVNTSDYEVNLKITLGALVRKGQLDDKSRLEALQHQAEMVTNRVLWTNYHQSLAISLDYRRSQRDMVPFLQAIALLERELPVFSRKQFHIPKDEKIEQVLDSNQGLVRPLLGTLLSYAKIFLKRQLLESDLLEESFAQEYLLKYFPKTFTTIYEDEILGHPLRREIAATVMANRVVNNAGVTFVSDFDELGNERFVSKVKSYLICNQLFGSNDIRFEIFRHDYAMEAQKQYELLFEIETTLEFSVNWMIRHLSPEQIHAPTLLRYKSELATLMEMTPDENIVPIVNEKSPINRFFHHLPYMKFTVAAIILHEKNHRRFDETAKLMYAIIKELHINEIMEALENYRPKNKEEHTIKKQLEEFIEFAVTSLSEKVIHYQRKNETMEEALKSYLHDCEERYTFLQESFGKFMEQPVIERLEDIAILVNSLIQMTVENPI from the coding sequence ATGGATTTGGATCAACGATACGCCAATACCTGCCTACAGATACTAAGAAGTGACGACCTCACGCTTCCGGAGACGATCGAAAAAGAGCTTTCAACCCACCCCTTCGCAGCGGAGTTTATCGAAGACGAGAATGGTGCGCTCTATCTGAAGATCTACAGCACACACCATTTTATGTTGACGCAGATCGTACCACTTCTGAAAAATATCGGTCTGGCCGTCCACAGTGAAATCACCTACGAAATCCCTTTCGGAGAAAAAAAGATATCGGTCAGCCGCTATCGGATCGGAAACGAGCGTGTCGACGATATCAAGCGGACGAAAAAGAATATTCTCGAGCTTCTGGAAACGATGCTCTGCCACCCGAAACTCCCCAACACACCGCTTTTGCAGCTCACTCTGCTCGAAAATTTTTCCCCCCGGGAACTCGAGTTGCTCAACGCACTGATCGATTTCGAAAACCAGTTGGTCCTCTCCTTCAACCGCGTGACGATCACCGATGTTCTCATCAAACATCACCAAATCACCAAATCGCTTCTGACCTACTTCTATTTGAAATTCAACCCTGCCCTCAAACGCAGAAAAGAGCAGATGAACGAGAGCGAAAAGAGGATCGAAAAGATGCTCCATCCCATTACCCACATCACGGAAGATATGGTCATCCGTATGCTCTTCGAGATGATCCGACAGATGGTAAGAACCAACTTTTTTCTCGAAAAGGAGACGATCGCATTCAAAACACACACGGATCGAATCCAAGGCAAACTGGAGGGGATCCAGCCCCACATCGAAGCTTTCGTCCACCACTATCGTCTCAGCGGGGTCCATCTACGCATGGGAAAAGTGAGCAGGGGGGGAATCCGCTGGAGCGATCGATTCGAAGATTTCCGCGTCGAAATCCACTCTTTGATGCTTACGCAGGAGGGGAAAAATGCCGTCATCATTCCCCGTGGTGCAAAAGGAGGGTTTATCATACGTCTTCCGAGAGAAGAGATCGACCGCAATACTTTTAAACATTTCTACGAACTCTATATCGATGCCCTACTCGACCTTGTCGACAATCAGGAGGAGGGAAGAACGATCGTCAATCCGAAAATCGTCCGATACGATGGAGACGACACCTATCTTGTCGTCGCGGCCGACAAAGGAACCGCCCATATGAGCGATACCGCCAACGCGATCGCGCTAAAAAGAGCGTTCTGGCTGGGCGATGCGTTTGCGAGCGGAGGAAGCAACGGATACAACCACAAAGAACTCGGCATTACCGCCAAAGGAGCGATGCGTTCCGTGGAGCGCTTTTTTATCGAACGGGGCATCAACTTCTACGAAACACCGATAACCGTCGTCGGCATCGGGTCGATGAATGGGGATGTCTTCGGCAACGGTATGCTGCTGAGCCGCCATTTCAGGTTGCTGGCGGCCATAAGCCATAACGAAATCTTCATCGATCCAGACCCCGACCCGGAGATCTCCTACCAGGAGAGAAAACGCCTCTTCGCCGCGAGCCCCAAAGGGGGATGGCGATACTACGATCCTGAAAAGATCAGCGAAGGTGGCGGTGTCTTCGGACGCGACGAAAAGGAGATCCTGCTTTCGAACGCGATGCAGAAACTCTTCCGGACGACACGCCAGAGTATGAGCGGTGAAGAGATCGTGCAGGCCGTCTTGCGCTTGAAAGCGGATATGCTCTTCAACGGTGGCGTCGGAACTTACGTCAAAGCGAGTTGGGAGAGCAATCTCGACGTCGGCGACAAAGCGAACGAAAATGTCCGCATCGACGCGTCCGACCTGAAGGTTCATGCCGTTTGCGAAGGGGGAAATCTCGGATTCACGCTTCCTGCACGGATCGAATATGCGAAAGCGGGCGGCTTCATCAATCTCGACGCCATCGACAACTCCGCCGGCGTCAATACCAGCGATTACGAGGTCAATCTGAAAATCACGCTCGGTGCACTTGTAAGAAAGGGACAGCTGGACGACAAGAGCCGCCTCGAAGCGCTACAGCACCAGGCGGAAATGGTCACCAACAGGGTACTCTGGACCAACTACCACCAGTCGCTCGCCATTTCACTCGACTATCGCCGAAGCCAGCGCGATATGGTGCCGTTTCTACAGGCGATCGCCCTGCTCGAACGCGAACTTCCCGTCTTCAGCCGAAAACAGTTCCACATCCCCAAAGACGAAAAAATCGAGCAAGTACTCGATTCAAACCAGGGGCTCGTTCGTCCCCTACTCGGCACACTTCTCTCCTACGCCAAAATATTTCTGAAACGCCAGCTTCTCGAAAGCGACCTACTCGAAGAGTCGTTCGCCCAGGAGTACCTGCTCAAATATTTCCCAAAAACCTTTACCACCATCTACGAAGACGAAATACTCGGCCATCCCCTAAGGCGCGAAATCGCCGCTACCGTTATGGCCAACAGGGTCGTCAACAATGCAGGGGTCACCTTCGTCAGCGATTTCGACGAACTCGGCAACGAACGTTTCGTATCGAAAGTCAAAAGTTATCTGATATGCAACCAACTCTTCGGCTCCAACGATATCCGGTTCGAAATCTTCCGTCACGATTATGCGATGGAGGCCCAAAAGCAGTATGAACTGCTCTTCGAAATCGAGACGACGCTGGAGTTCAGCGTCAACTGGATGATACGCCATCTCTCACCCGAGCAGATCCATGCGCCGACACTTCTTCGGTACAAGAGCGAACTGGCGACCCTGATGGAGATGACACCGGATGAAAACATCGTTCCGATCGTCAACGAAAAGAGCCCGATCAACCGCTTTTTTCACCATCTTCCCTACATGAAATTCACTGTTGCCGCGATCATTCTGCATGAAAAGAACCACCGCCGCTTCGACGAAACGGCGAAGCTGATGTACGCCATCATCAAAGAGCTTCATATCAACGAAATCATGGAAGCACTGGAAAATTACCGTCCGAAAAACAAAGAGGAGCATACGATCAAAAAGCAGCTCGAAGAGTTCATCGAGTTCGCCGTCACCTCTCTGAGCGAAAAA